Genomic window (Drosophila sulfurigaster albostrigata strain 15112-1811.04 chromosome 2R, ASM2355843v2, whole genome shotgun sequence):
TTTGTTAAACAATCACATCGTTAATAGAATTAAAGATTGTCGAAAGGTTGTTGTCTACGATATTGGTAAATGAAAACGTTCATATTTGAATCTAATAAATAGAGAAATTTCTTTGAGAAATAGTAGTAATACACAAAGTACTAAACTGAATAAATGATTGATCTATCAATATTGAAACCACAAGGTAAATTCTCAAGCTTttcaatcttaaaaaaaaatttttgtcTCAAAACGATGGTTCAAGAATTAAATTATgcttgaatattttataaatcagGACTTTTCCTTTCAAGAATTTTTCtttaagatcgaaaagttATCAAAACCAATTTTACacttttcaatctagattAAAGTGTTCTATTaagttaatataaaataataaaacaaaggTATAGGCCAATTCGTATTgcgattttaaaattgtcaACATACAGTAATAATTGCTGAAATAATGGAGTAATACTATTTCATATAGCTGCATATTTCTTGCTTATGATTTTTATCCATTCAGTTTATAAACACAAAttctattacattttttgcttgtataaattgaattttaattgttgtaaaaaataattgaagaacTTTCCTTAATTATGTATTCTTTTGCATtgctaatatatttattctttttatactgcaaaaaatcgaaaaacattgctttcttgaaaattaatatttatgtatatatattatatacaagaGTTATATTAAGAAagaatgtttatttattcgagataataatatgtttaaataatttaaataaattaacttaaaagttatatttttcTAAGAGTTAGTTTCATTTTGATGCACCATAAATCAGCTATGCCCGATTATCATTGTTTGTTCCGGCTGCTCATCACGCTTAATTAGCTTCGCCTGGGAACTAAACTGCACCTGCACAATCGCATTTTAGACTTCCTCCCGGCTGGCTTCACGGCTTCAAGTAATCGCATTTGGTATTGTCAAAACTTGTAGGACAAATAAACCACCCCAGTGTTTAGGTTTGGGCAATGGCTTAACCATCCTCcgtcatcgtcgtcgacgtAGTCGTTGTTGTCATCGTCAAGTGGCACAAATTACAGATCAAACATGCAGTCAATGTTGCAGTTGTGGGGTGACCATTTGTCAAGAACGTTGACAATATTAcgttaaaattaaatagcGTAATAAAAGGGTgacttaatttgtttttgcccCGACAGACGCCACCACTcacgattacgattacgatacGATTACGGCCGAGATGAGCTGTGAACACGTGCTTCCTTTCTAATAAAATACGCGAACTCTCATATCTGGTTATTGTAGACAGAGACCCAAAACATCATCCGCCGTAAGTCGCCACTTTTTATGAAGCGTCCTTCCttgttattgaaatttgttgtcaaCCCCTCAGCAATATGCGGCGGCTGTAAAACGGCAATTACGCGTGTCTAATAATGGGACCAGGGCCCTATACGCAAATACTGCAAAGATTTAAGTAGCCGATAATTCCAGTACTGACGCGTGACacaatttgtttgtcttttaataacaattttcacAGAATATACTTTTCATCACAACCGGATACTGAAAACATGTGCCATAGAAACCAATTAATGGAGTATGCTAAAGAAAGCTATTAAGTCGTTATCCTGTTAATGTTGTTTAAGGCCTTTGGAGAAtctctttataaatataccatagcaataaataaatttatttgccaccAGAGAAgctgtaataaaatataaagactTTAGTATTAATTATTCCTTAATTCAATTAACGAGGAGataatttattcattgttTACAATTAgcaataatacaataaaataatataatatggggaatatatttataaaaaaaaccatgacttaaattattgttaatttaaatattgaattggAAGCGCATCCTAAGTATTAAGATAGttttaatgaaaactaattatgatgtattaaaataaacttgaatatAACAACATTATTTTGTCGAACGTTAAGCTACCAAAAGTTTACGAACGCTTtgaaaaagttatttatgtttgtggCAATGCAAGtactttaataatatgaaCGCTTAagaaaagatttattttaagctATGTACAAATTATTAGATTAGTATCAGACCAGAGAGGAGAAATATTGGCATACTTGGGATAATTTAACAGGTAGTTAGTTAAAAATCCTGTATGTTGTTGTGCTGCACAAGACAATAATTGAagatattgtttttttttttataatatagatAGAATTGGATTCGAGGttcattaaaacaagtaaataaGTAAAGGAACTTTATTTAGTGGTGCACTAATACTTATATAATTATAGTGAAATTTTTATTGGAATGGTTTCTCAAGGAAGTAATCAACTTATTGATAATTTCTGCTTATTACGATATACAATATATCGTTTGACTTCCAGTAGTACTTCCGAGGAAATGTGCACACGAAGAGAACTTACCAAGAGAAATAAGTAGCTCAGTTATTGTGGCCACAAACAAAGGTGGACACACATTTGGCTTATTGATTAAGGATTATTCATGGCCGtggcattaaaattaataaatgttgcCAATGTCAGAGCGGAATCACATCAGGAACAAGAGCAGGAATAACAACCAGTTACTGCCACTTGtgcgtacatacatacatacatatacatacatatgtatgtaaggatttctgcacacacatacttacaccagcaataacaaccacaaccacaataataacaataacaataacaactttgTCCCTgggcaataaaaaaatgccaaGTATCGCACAAAATAAGagcaataatatttaataaatgtgcacacacacacacacaaacacactctgATGCGATACGAggagtatgtgtgtatagaGCATacaatatgtttttattttggtggTTGAATGCGAaaaaccataaataaatatacacagccacagacacacacacacacacacacacaaaaactctCATACAGAAAAGCGCATAAAAAGATTAAAACGTGTCGGCATCTCCGTCTCCCTGTATAGGTAGGCAGGATTTCTGTATACGcgtttctatgtgtgtgttcgtgtgtgtgtgtgtgtgtgtgccatgcCTTTTTTGGTTGAATGCTTGAGCAAGGCGGGCTGGCGAACTGCCTGGATGGCTGGCTGGGTCTCTCGGGCAAGAGGATGAGCTGCTGGGTGGCCAGCTAACATCACCATCCCCTTGGCTGGCGCCCATTCCAACCCTCGGGGCGCTCCGACATCATCATTCTTCATGGCATTTCGGTGAAAAAGAATGCTTTTGATCTTCACAAGCGAATGATTTTTAATATGACTttttgctgatgatgatgacgtcgAGCGGGCGACGAGCGGgcgtgctgctgttgcttttagcttcaaaaaatatgtttacaatatactacatacatatacgcaTATGCagcatatacaaaatacatgtAAGCGCATACATGAAGTAATCGGACAGTCAATCAGTTCATTTTACTGCAGGTgacgcacaaaagtatgctacgttTCTTGTTTGCTTCACTGCAACATAAAAAACGATACTAATTAAGCTTAATTAAACGTCAATGTAATGCAGTTTACAACAGCCGCACATTTATACGAACTCAACGCACACATtctcacacgcacacgcacacactcatacagCTGTGAATCGCAGCGCCTAAAATTAGGCTAACTCAAAGCTTCCTCATTTGCGCTTCGAGGCATTAGACGAGCTTCATTGGGTGCTCTGGAGTGGTGGTTGCTTGGATAGTTGGGTGCTTGGGTGGTTGGGCGGTTGGGGTGGTCGACGTCACCGCACTGGCATAATGATGGTAATTTGTTGGTTTGGCCAAAAGAGCAAACGGCATGCttggaatttcaattaatttccatAATTTCCAACGCTTTATGAacgaacaaaagcaaagcaaatgcgTCGCGATAACGAGggtgtttttttgttgagccGACAAGGAAAAACTCAAGACAGAGCGCGAGACCGAGACTGAGCCCGAGAACAACAATGCGAACAAGAAAGAGACCGACTCCGACCCGGATACAAAATGCTATGCCAAAGTCTTTCGGTTTGTCcatctgtctgtttgtttgtctatGGCTATTCACATTCCTTAAGACCGTGGCCTGATTAGCTCAAAAGGTAAATggttttatttacaaattatagctaaaatagtaatatatttatgtatttgcagCAGAGCTTTACTAGATTGTTTTTGGAGCTAAACATTTTCATGTTAAgttattgtattgtaaatatatttttgtacaataaattaagcatttaTACAAAAGATATTAAAGCCTTACAGGCCTAAGAATCTgttaaaattttttgtattttcatattaaatgttatatattttaaacagaaaacaaaatatattatattataacactaaaagaaaaactttgaGTGAAAGTTTGTATCAGTTTTGTGGGCAAATTTTAACagaattttaagtttaattttggGATTACATAGTATGCATATATCAGAGTAAGTTTCAAAAAGTTTACCGAAACattgaaacatttaaatatgtaagaaatgaaaaactcCTAATAGAAttcattgtatttatttggtaatttTTCTATTCTGATTTTCCAATTATTTTAGGTTGCTTCCTCTTCTCTCTCCAagtatatttgcatttgttagttttattacttaaattaaggttattttttttttaaatttttgtttgttttgtttaaaatgttgataaagtatttacataattagaaaaaatttatatacatgaaaaataattcacctaaaaataataattacttgtAGTTTTATAATTTGGGACATGCTGCTGAGAAAGATATTTTTTTGTCAGAGTACATTTGGATGCCATTAATGTCATATCTATTGTCATGTTGGAGAACATGGAATCTCTAATTACCTTAATAGATTaaacaaaaagataaaaaagaaTACGTCTCACAGCACCACATTAAGTAAATAGTAACTTCAGaaacaatttttcttttataaatatttgtttttatttcttatttttaaaagtttgtgtttaaatataatacattttttaaaagtttatCAGTAATAGTACCGTAATACATAAGCTATAACTTAATACGAAATCAAATTCTCCAATTACCTTAATAGAAGAAAaagataaagaatatattttaattcccAGCAGCactctaaataaatatgtacttcAGAAGAAGTaggtttgttttcattttctttatttataaaagtttgtgtttaaatatgataatatttttaagagtTTGAGAGTAATAATACCCTAATACATAagctataatttattgttaatataactatataaattatatattacaaaatctgaacaatataataatattgtagtTAGATAATgtagtttaaaattaaaatgcgataAAAGCTATTGCTTGACTTAAGcaacattatttattgtaaataatacaGCTAAAAACGTAATGTATagtaatgttattattatatgaagCAGTTAGCAAAGTTCAGACGATTCAAAGTTGACGCATAGTTTAGAATatgttataatttatttgttataccATAACGTATTTGAAATGTGCTTTGCTGTCATCTCCGACTTTTCCGTGAAGCATTTGCTGTTTGTAGTTGCAATTAAAACGTTGATGCGCAACGTAAAAGGcaatagaaaattttaattaaatatggcgcacaatatgcaattaaaaacgcAGTTATTAGTGgctaaaaaccaaataaatttctaattaCAACGACCAGTTGCAGTCGGCGGCAAGAACTTTGCAAATCGGAAATTTGGTAATTTgggtaaaattaatttttcacttGGGCAGCATTTTGGCAGCCAATTGGCCTAGGTACCAAAAACTCATTTCGACAATGGCCACAGTTGCAAATTGGAGTGGTTTTGACCActaacaacatcaacaacaacaacaataactgcaCTACTAATGGCAATAATAACAGTGGCTGCATTGGCCAAAAACacgatttaattaaaaagtcaaAATGGGCGCCGAGTAGCTGCTTTGTTTGTATCGCATTgcgttgttgtgttgtgtatttTGGCGAATTGAGAAATTTCTAAATTGCGCTCATTATGCTGGTTTTGATTTTTGAGTGCCCGATGAAATGAGATgagatgcgatgcgatgcgatgagatactaattaatttttcgGCTAggcatttattgaaaaatgcgCACATAAAACATAGCAGACTAAATGCTTTGTcagccataaaataaaatgtttgccgTACTCGTAATTGGCCATAGGGAAATGaccgaaataaaaacagattTAACGGCATTTATTTCGGCCCAAAAAGCCATAAAAGGCATTCTATAAAAATTcatgcaaacagcaaaaaaacaataacaacacgaacaacaaaaaaaaacatcaacattataaacaacattattaaaaacatGCCGCAAATGTTTTGCTGCGCTCAAATTTTTGAGTCCATTTTGTGTTGTCGGCGTCCAGTGGGTGGTGTTGGTGGTGTGTGGGTGGTTGTCTCTGGTGGGTGGTGTTCAACGGATGTTGGAGGGTGGTTCATGTGCATTACCGGAGCTTTACTAAGGACATTATGATGTTCAGTTTGGCAAATGAATATCGCTGTCTCGCTTGCCCATCAACAGgctaatgaaatttaatgctGCTTCGACtgagagcaagagagaaagagagtgttGAAAACGGgtgtaagtatgtgtgtgtgtgtgtgtgtgtgtatgggagCTGCGTCTATTAacattgtgtgtgcgtgtgtgctaGAGGACTgcgtggcatgcaacaacacAGTGCagctcaataataataaaaatattttcattaaataaggAGCCCTCTTTGAAGTTTCAGCAACGCGACAAGCTTTATCTGTATACTTACTACCTATTGAGAACATTATGCATTGAAATGCCAGATTTTAATAGttgttacaatttttaatcTGAAGacagaaataattttattttttaatttccatttaaatttgaatagatTCACAACTGCCCCAATAAGTAGGCAATACTTTATGAATggtaatattttattggctCCCTAATGAAACCCGCGATGCAACCCTGGTCATAATAAgggcaatttaatttgtgtacGTAAAGTCTTCTCCCACTCCAGAGTTTTACGGCTATTACGTAATAATTCATAatgaaaaaacttttgccttgCTTGAAAGTTTGTTTGcccttttttgcatttattcattttgtatatgtttatttttattcgaaaataaataaatattatggctcccacagcagcagcaagaagaaCATCATTATCGTCATTATGATGAGCCACCGCTTTTCCCCTGCCCTGCCATCCGTtctcgtcttcgtcttcgtctctgTCGCCGTCTTCATCTCCAGCTCTATCGCTGCAAGCTGCGAAGTTTATCAAAAGGCCAAGCAACAATGGcgacgacagcgactgcggctgcgacGCCTTCTCATTCCAACAGATGCACGGACACATGCGCAGAAGctagctcacacacacacacaccgcacagacacacacacacacacacatgggcCACTTGTAACGtgtggaattttttttttttacccttaaacaaaaaatattaaaattgtggtaaataaacaaaatttgtgatAATATACATGCACATAcctatatacaaaatacatgcACCATTtactacacacacagacacatacacatacacatgcaaatATACATGTATTTGTATTAAGCTCTcgtgtctctcgctctcgttctcgctccgctgcagcagcgacagcagccgaaatttttctctctccctcggCTTTCGGTGCCATTTTGCCCATTTTCCCACTTTGCTCCATGCCAGGCGTCTGCCCAATTCTTGTGGGTACATTAGCACTAATGATGATTGAAACGACAAACGTGTCGCCTCATCCTTATTCTCATTCTCAGCTTCTCAGTTCTCCAGTTTCAGactcaagagagagagagagagagagagagccgaGAAAGACGGAATACGAACGCATTTCTTCGTTTCGGTAAAATGCCTGACtttgatttaaaatgttgtatcTCGTGGCGGATTTAAAGTTCATCGCATGGTCTCGACTCAGCCACGTCTCACCAAGCACTTGgtatttcatttccatttttcttGTTCGTGccgttttcctttttgctttttcctttttccttttgttgtgCATTGATTCACTTTGATGGGCGCTAATTGGGGTTTCTCTCGTGATAATGATCGTTGGTATTTCGAGTAGTTTATCAAGTGGTAAATTTAAGGCGACTTTGGCTTTAAGAAAGAGTTGCATAGCAACAGTGTGAggagcttataaataaaatatatagtattctgAGACTATAGTTTTTTACATTTAGTGATTCACtcataaatttgatatattataaaagATAATACGTTCATCCATCATCTTTAGTATCGCAGTCATAAATGTTTCAGTAATTTTCTTGCCATAGAATATTGCTTAATTAATTAGTTGCCCTtccgttgttttttttttgcccccACAAAGTACTATAAATAACGCTGCGCCATATTGTTTTTGCCTGCGTTATCCTGGCACCGCCCTCTCGACGTATCCAGCAAACCATCCTTCCACCCACCCAACCATCCATCCACTCACTCGCCCAGCAACCAGCCAATTatccatttatttaataatttcaataacttTTCATACACTCGCGTCGAATGCGGCACAAATGAGCACAACGTGCCACAAGGAGGCAAAAGGGGCAAACGGGGATGGACGGTGGGGGGAGTGGTTGCTGCGATAGGTGGGCGGTTTGTTGGCAGGGTGCTTGCGTTTTTATGTAACTGCTGGTGGTTGCTCCTGACAATctgaatgatgatgatgttacgcagcagcaactgctgctgttgctgttgctgtcggtgttgctgctgctgtcgcagtcgctgtcgccgtcacAGTCGCTGCCTCTGTCGACGCTGTGTAAATCCCGGAAAAAAGCAGACACATGAAGAGAACCGCATCCCACAAGAGCAAGAGAAAAATCACAGCACCAATTCAACACACAACCATtcacagaggcagagacaaaGCTGCGCTgctgcgacgtcgacgcttgattgttgctgctgtcgttgctgctgctgctgcagatattgtaaaaattttaCTGCCAGCAACTTTTGAATTCAGTTGAGTTTGCAACACGTTCACGTTCGCATGCAACCAGCCAAACGAGGCTCACATTTTCCGATTATCCGAATATATCCATCCGCATTTCATCCGACATCAATTGCAATTCTCAAAACGCGCGCAATTGTAGGCAACAGTTCATTTGCCGTCGGCTAATTTGAGACTTATTAAATCGCAGTTTAAAGTGCCCAAGTGAAGTATTACAATACTTATGAAAATATCTGAAAGatattaatgttatattaCATGGGAGTTATCCTATTGCTTGGATTATATCATCGCATTCCATAATCAACTACATTTCCACAGAGTAATTTAAAGGTTTGTGTATATGGTTTAACTTTCTCAGATTTCGATGGATCGCATATAAGACAGATTTGGAAATCAATAAGAAAAGGTTCGATTAGAGCAAGGAGAGGAAATAAGTTTTTTGTTACTTAATTACTCTTTGGGTTTTTATATCACggcaacatatttttaaatattcaaaattttatagaaaatactTTAACAAAATAATCTGTATTTCTCTAAAGTATTCTCCAATCctctaaattcaaaataaatgtagcAAATATTTCTTTACAAAGAATCCGGTTTTCGTTTATAATTATCCTCtatatacattaaaaattaataatattattaaacaaataataaatgagaCTTACTTTATCCTATTTTATTGACTTTAATGGCTTGAATATGGTTGTCACCgcatattataaaaattagaataaaatttcaaataaaacaaagaactTCACATTTAGcatcaagaaaatatttttttaattctcaATTCTTGCTATTACtttttgaaacaaaatttaattcaataatttaaattaacttagtgaaataaaatatatacagcttattaaaattagaaaactttGCATGATTGGACAGCTATCCGTAGTTCAGAATGAAATACTTATTGTAATAGgagtaaatttatatttaggaATTCTGCATTTCTGAATTATAGATATAGTAAACTTATACAGCTAAACTTGCAGAGGGAATACTATAGAAGTTGTATTTGCTTCTCAAAAGCTTTTACAGACATATTagataattttttaaaatccATACGTAATTCAGTCAATTTTCTTAGTAAAAGGAttcatacattttaatataacatGACATGAATAAGGCATAATTTAGTTGTAAACCAAGAAGATTGTATTTAAACTTGCCAgaatataatttcaacaatttccaAATGATTCCCTTAGCACTCAttcatttgtaataatttatgttGCAAGGCAGATAACAGTTATTTGTGGACATGGCCACAAGTCAGTAATCTTAATGAacctaatttatttaatgccaaGCTCTAAGCACAGACAACTTGGCCGCATTTACAATCACttgcatatatagtatagtatagcataTATCAGACATTGTGTGGCTATCAAATGGATATTTTACGCACCTGAGGACAACAGCAAGAGACGTGGTAGTAATAACAATGAGACAAAGTCTCAATTAGGCTATCAAATTGCCAGTgacaaccacagcagcaacagagcagGACAGATAGCTACAAGAGGGAAAGAGGCAGTTAGTAAcagagtagagagagagagagagagagagagagagagagagagagaggggactTAAGAAAAGCTTTGCAATTAAGTGCATAAATGAATGCACTCACTCACCATGCGAATGCATGTCTCCAATGTGTGGCACAGTCTGCGGTcacttgcagcagcaactgcctCAACCTGTTGGTGTTGGCCACCATTCATCATTTGATTGCAGGGTCAATTGTTTAACcaagccacacacactctttacttccatatatgtatgtagtgtTTATAGTATAGAGAGGCTTGGCTCATTTGGAGCAATTTACAATTGGGATTCGGCTTAAGAGGTTCTCGGATTACACGCGTTGTTGCCGCCACGGCTGGTCAAGTGCCACTTAATTGTGGGCATAATCAGAGAGTCGTTGACACCTGGAACTGGATGTGGCTTGGCACTCGGATACAATTAAACATTTCGCTTTGCATTTTTCAGGCGAGCGAGCGACCAACAAGTGGACTAAGAGTCGTCGAGGGAGCGTGCAGCGTGCAGCTTGAATTGTGCTTGTGCCAAATACTAAGCATGTTGCAAAATCCTTCCAAATATCACGCAAATCCTTTGTCACACTTTCTGGCATTGCATAACACACAAGCCAACggtgttgcacacacacacgcacacacactgggcCACCATCATGCAGgaggacatggacatggacagtTGCAACCGCATCATTCACTGCCCACGGCTGCCTTGgctgcggcggcagcagcagctgcagtgaCGGCGGCGGGTCAAAGTTCATACCaaatggagcagcagcagcagcagcaacttccCATTGGCCTCccaccagcaacagcacccACACAAACGCAAGCACAgtctcagacacacacacaatcgcacacacacccccagcagcagcagcagcagcagagggaGCAActggcgactgcgacgtcgcaCGCGCAGCTCATTGAGGCGGCCGCGGCGCATACCTCCCTCGATGTGGGCAAATCGTTTACAATAGCCGCCATTTTGGGTcttcagcaacagcatcagcagcagcagcagcagcaacagagcaaGGACTATAATAATGCCATTAATTTGTCTCTCAATGGCGGCAGCTCGGCAGACGCCGCtgaccacgacaacaacaacagcaagtgctacaacaacaataacaacacaagcagcaataacaacaacagcagcagcagcaacaacaactatggcaacaacaatagccaaAGTGTAAATAACTTCAATTGTGATAGCAACGGCAGTCGTTACCTGTCCACAGTGCAGCATCCTCATCCACATTCCCATTCTCACTCCCAGCAGCGAGCCaatttcgctgctgctgccgccgtcgcggctgctgctgttgtgggtGGTGGTCCGTCGGCGCTGCAGAGTCTCCAGCAATTGCACCAGCATCACGCACAGCAGGCGTCGCTAAGTTTTCAACGGGACAAGCTCAAGTCGGGTAAGTGGCTAATCAAGTcgattaattaaaataatgcaaattttcttatttatgtacatatattaatggttgcttttaaaaatgattgaatttctttcaaaataaagctcaattatttatgagtaaatgaatataattaataatatatttgaatagtattttaaaccttttaagcaagtaagaatgctagagtcaagtgtgctcgactgtgagatacccgtacgcattttaaataaaagcaaaatattgcggtattcattttaaaatataccaaattaatgcaCCACAAGAATACTAAAGAATATACCGGTATTGATACAGTACTACATTGAATATATATGATATGATCGCAACCAAACTTTTAGGAATTATAAAGACTATAGATATTAtcgaatatataaaaattctagCTGTTATTCGATTTCGGTCGATTTGCGTGTCagcaattttaaacaaacttcaactgcctgcaaacataaaaattgttgtcgaaaaaaattatatctctaactcttatagtctctgagatctaggtgttcgtatggacagacggacatga
Coding sequences:
- the LOC133839050 gene encoding homeobox protein B-H2 produces the protein MLQNPSKYHANPLSHFLALHNTQANGVAHTHAHTLGHHHAGGHGHGQLQPHHSLPTAALAAAAAAAAVTAAGQSSYQMEQQQQQQLPIGLPPATAPTQTQAQSQTHTQSHTHPQQQQQQQREQLATATSHAQLIEAAAAHTSLDVGKSFTIAAILGLQQQHQQQQQQQQSKDYNNAINLSLNGGSSADAADHDNNNSKCYNNNNNTSSNNNNSSSSNNNYGNNNSQSVNNFNCDSNGSRYLSTVQHPHPHSHSHSQQRANFAAAAAVAAAAVVGGGPSALQSLQQLHQHHAQQASLSFQRDKLKSDSHKKSALKNKRVRTIFTPEQLECLEAEFERQQYMVGPERLYLAHTLKLTEAQVKVWFQNRRIKWRKHHLELTQQRLALIRQTQLPAGSAAAAAVAAAASSTSTSAELPLNAACSTASPSLLEDDNEDSKHSLLLPTRPLSRAASESDLSICNDSLDLDGDSLMDGSEEA